The genomic interval CAATCCGTACGGTGATGCAGGACTACCAGCGATCCTGAAATGCCACCAGACGAAGAGGAACCGGTTTCCTTCGCACCATTAGAAAATACGGGTCCCGATGCAATCATGCACAATCCGAAAACCGCTAAAATACCAAGTTTTCTCATACTTTTCTCCTCCATTGCGTAGTTATTTGAGAAACCGGTTTCTCAAATAATTTAGGTCAGTATATCATGAGAACTTGAGCTGTCAAGTTTTATTTGCGCGATTATAAGAAAAAAACGCACCTCGCCGGGCCTTGAATAAAAAGCAAACGGCCGGCGCGGCGGAATACATCCGCCGGCCGGCCGTAAAAAAAAGAATCGTTGTTATAGGCCCGATGAGAAAAAAAGAAATTCTAGAGGCGCGAATTCCGGGATATCAAAGCGACGCGCTGGGCAACCGAGCCCTGCGAGGTAAGCGGATCTTCCGGCGTGTTCAAGCAGTAATCGACCAGACGGTCTACGGTGGATTCTGCGACATGGAGGCGGGTATCCGACGAGGCGTAATAGATCAGCAGTCGCCCGTCCGCCTCGGCTATCGCTCCGTTTACGAATACGACGTTCGACACGTCGCCTATGCGCTCTCCGCCCTCGGGCGCTATGAGGTAGCCGCCGGGACGCGCGATTACCTTGAAAGGATCCTCCAGGGACGTCATAAAGGCGTACACGACGTAGCGGAGGCCGGCGGCGGTGTTTCTCACTCCGTGGGCGACATGCAGCCAGCCCTTAGAGGTTTTGATGGGCACCGCGCCCGCGCCGTTTTTCAATTCCTTGATCGTGTGATACGTCTTTTCATCGAGCAGAGTCTCGGTCATTAAAACAGCTCCGTCCATGGTTTCGCTCAAGCCCGCGCAAATGCCGCCGCCTGAGCCGGTTTCTATAAAACCGTCCTGAGGACGGGTATAGAGCAGATAGAGCCCATCGACGAATTCGGGATGAAGCACGACGTTACGTTGCTGAGGAGACGCCGTTTTCAAATCAGGCAGACGTATCCAGGTTTTCAGATCCTTCGTCCTCACGATGCCGGCAGCGGCGACAGCGCTTGAAGTGTCTCCCTTCGGCGCGGCGGGATCCTTGCGCTCCGTGCAGAAGAGGCCGTATATCCAGCCGTCTTCATGGGCGGTAAGGCGCATGTCGTAGACGTTCACATCGGGATTGTCGGTTTGCGGAAGCTCGACCGGATACTCGGCGAACCTGAAGGAATCTATGCCGTTCGGGCTTTCCGCTACCGCGAAGAAGCTCTTCCTATCCATGCCCTCGACACGAACCACCAGGCAGTAGCGATCCTGAAGCTTTATCGCTCCCGAGTTGAAGGCCGCGTTTATTCCCATGCGCTCCATCAAATAGGGGTTCGTCTCCGGATTGAGATCGTACCGCCAGGACAGCGGCGCGTGGGCCGCGGTTACCACGGGATTTTTATACCGCACATAAATGCCGTTTCCCGGAAGGACCGGCTCGTTCGGCTGCTCGACCAGGGCCCGGTGTCCAGCTTCCAGCATCGCGAGCCTGTCTGCAAAATTGCTCAACATCATGATTCACTCTCCTTGCTCTGTCCCCGCATCGCGGCCGCGCCTGAATGGGCGGCGCGCTCGATTAATTCCATGCAGCATCGTCCGTTATGATAGCCGGTTTTCCAGTTTCCGCCCTTTAATTCGCTGAAAAGCGGCCGTCCGTCGGGAGCGACCGAGGCGTGCCAATCGCCGCCCTCGGCATCTTTTTGGCGAGTCATAATCCAATTCCATGTTTTTTCGGCTGCATCCAGAAAACGTTCGTCCGAGGAGATTTGCCATGCGTTGAAAAAACCGACGACGGCTTCAGCCTGGCACCACCATACCCGGGTCGAATCCCGCCGTCCGCCGTGGATCTCGTTATCAAGGGCGCCCGACGCGTCGGAAACGCCCTCCGCCAGCGAAATCTCCGCCAGGCGCAGAACCGCCTCGCGTATTCCGTTTTTCAAAGCAGCGTTCTTCAACTCGCAAGCGGCCTCCCATAACAGCCAGCTGGCTTCGATATCGTGGCCGAACGACACGATATCGCCTATCGGCTTCCAGTCTTGCGTAAAATAGAGGTCGAGATGCCCGTCAGAACCGATGATTTTTTCTGTCGTCGCCCGAACGAGGGTGGCAAGAGACGCGGCGACCCGAGAAAGAAGATCGATATCATCCGGAAACGCGATGGAAAGAGTCCGATAAAACGACGTATACGCTTCAACGACATGAAGATTTGTATTCATGGACTTCGCGCAATCTATGTCCTTCCCGGATAGTTTCAAATCAGTCGTGGCAGACCAGTCCCGCGCTCGCGCTTCGACGTAGCCGCCGCCGGAACGGTCCCGCGCATGTGTTTCCAGAAGAGTCCAGACGGCGCGGGCATGATCGAAAGCGGCAGCTGCCGCCTCGCCGTCTTTCCGTACCTCGGCGAGCGCGCGCGCATATTCGGAAAAAGCGTAGAGCGCGAAAGCTTCTCCGTATATTTGCTTTTTTTCTACGCACGGGCTGCCGTCGGCATACACAGACCAGAAAACGCCGCCGTGCTTTCTATCGACGAAATTGTCCGTAAGCGCGGCGTACGCGTAATCCGCCGTATCCATCCAGGATGAATCGTTCAGGACGCGGGAGGCGGCGCTATACGTCCAGAGATGGCGGGCAGTCATCACGACGGAGCGCGGTTCCGCGGCGTCGCCTTCGTTACCGTACCGAAGACTTCCGAAGAAGCCCTTTGAAGGCAGATCCCGCCCGTGCTTCGGCCAGAACGGGAGTATATTGCCGGCCAGTTCCTCCCGCGCGGACGTTGAAAGGTTTTCCAGCCGCGAATACAGCGGGGACAGAGTAACATCAGCCGATCGCATTGTTCTGCTTCACGAAGTCGATGATTTCGCCGATCCGTCCAAAGACCAGCCCGGTCGAGGTGTCGGCGCAGCCGTAATAAACGGCCACCCTGTCGGTGTCCGAATCCGTCAGGGCCGCGCAGGGGAACGCGACGTTCGGCACGTCTCCGACGCATTCATACGTCTTCTGGGGGGAAATGAGATAGGGCCGCGCGCGGGCGATCACCTTCCATGGCTGATCGAGGTCAAGCAGAGCAGCGCTGAACGAATAGACGAATCCGTTGCAGCTGTTCAATACGCCGTGATAGAAAAGGAGCCAGCCTTCCTTCGTTTCGATAGGAGCCGGGCCCGCACCGATTTTGGTGCTCTGCCACAGGCTCTGGCTTCCCAGAGGAGACATCACATGGCGATGTTTTCCCCAATATGTCATGTCGGGACTTTCAGAATAAAAAATATCGCCGAAGGGCGTATGCCCCGAATCGCTCGGCCGGCTCAACAACGCGTAATTATTTCCGATCTTTCGGGGAAAGAGGACTCCGTTCCGGTTGTAGGGCATCAGAGGATTCTCTATCTGCTGGAAGGTTTCAAAATCGAAGGTGTAGCCCATGCCGATGCTCGCGCCGTGATATCCGTTGCACCATACGATCCAATACCGATCCTCGACGAACACAACGCGGGGATCGTATTTATATTCCGAGTCCGGAATATCGAGAGACGCTTTGATAAAGTCAATCGGGGAATCGGCGATCCTCCATGAAATGCCGTCTTTGCTGAAGCCGACGCGGATATTCATCCGGCGGCACGTATCGTCGCAGCGGAAAACTCCCGCGAAACCGTCCCTGAAGGGAACGACCGCGCTGTTGAAAATGCTGTTCGTGTCAGCCGCGGCGTCGCGCCCGATCACCGGATTTTGTGAATACCTCCATAAAACGGAAGAGTCCCCCTCAGGACGTTCTTCCCAGGGAATCGATGGCAGAGACGACCCGTGTATTAAAAGTGACGAATGCATTCGCAGTACCTCTTCATATATTATTCGGTTTCTCAAAGAGAAACCGGTTTCTCTTTGCATACAACAATTAAACTATATGACCGACTCCCTGTCAAGGACTACGATGAAAAGGAAGCGAAACAGAAGAGCAAGATGGCGAAAACACCGCAATTCAGATACACTGATTCCGATGAATACAGAAGCGCCGGACGCACAGGAAAACCCCCGATATCTTTCGGAACAAGTAATCACCTATATCGGGAACAAGCGGGCCCTTCTGCCCTTCATCGACGAAGCGGTGCGGAAAATCAGGAGCGAACTGGGCGGGCGGAAGCTCTCGTGCTTCGACGCGTTTTCAGGCTCGGGCATCGTCTCCCGCTATTTTAAAAAACACGCCTCTCATATCATCGCGAACGATCTTGAACTCTATTCGAAAATCATAAACACCTGTTATCTGACCAATCGCCCGGATGCGGAAAAACTGGGACTCAAGGAGCAGTACCGGGATCTGACGAAAAAACTGGCGGAAAACCGTTTTATTCCGGGAATTATTTCAGAACTCTACGCGCCCGGCAGCGAAGACGCGATTCATCGGGGAGAACGCGTTTTTTACACAAAAAGGAACGCATTGTACCTGGACACCGCCAGGACGCTGATAGACGAATACCCGGAGGAAATCCGCCCGTTTTTTCTCGCTCCCCTGTTGTCGGAAGCCTCGATTCATGCGAACACCGCGGGTGTTTTCAAGGGATTTTACAAAAACAGGCATACGGGAATCGGACAATTCGGGGGCCATAAGGGAGACGCGTTGAACAGAATCACCGGAAACATCGTTCTGGAATACCCGGTCTTCAGCGATTTCGAGGGAAACTTTCAGGTGCTCCAGGAAGACGCGCTCGCGGCCGCGTGCTCTGTCCCCGAAACGGATCTCGCATATCTCGATCCTCCGTACAACCAGCACCCCTACGGATCGAACTATTTCATGCTGAATGTTCTTGCCCGCAACGAACGTCCGGAAAAAATATCCCCGATTTCAGGAATCCCTTCAAACTGGAACCGCTCGCCATACAATAGAAGAAAGGAAGCTCCCGCCGAATTGCGGAAACTGATCGAACGGATCCGGGCAAAATACGTGCTGGTATCCTTCAATTCGGAGGGCTTCGTCTCGCGGGAGGAAATGGAAGAAATTCTATCCGCTGAAGGCTCGGTGGAAACGCTCGAAACGCGGTATAACGCCTTCAGGGGAAGCAGAAACCTGCAGAACAGAAGCAAGCATGTCACCGAATTCCTCTATATCCTGAAAAAAAACTGAACAGCGGAAGAGTCGTTTCAGAGCCCGTTTCGGGGACAGAGCACGGAAAGCACGCACTCGGCGCATTTCGGCTTCCGCGCTACGCACACGTATCTTCCGTGGAGCAAGAGCCAGTGGTGGGCATGCCGGATCCAGGCTGCGGGAATTATTCGCATCAGGTCGTCCTCGACTCCGCGGGGAGTCGCGGCGGAGCTTAAGCCCAAACGCGGGGCCAAACGGAGCAGATGCGTGTCGACCGGCATCGCAGCCTCTCCGAATACGACGTTCAGCACGACATTCGCCGTTTTCCGGCCGACTCCGGGGAGGCTTTCAAGCGATGCTCTGTCCCCGGGAACCGTTCCGCCGAAGTTATCTTCGAGCATTCGGCTCATAGCTATGATATGGCGCGCCTTCGTCGGATAGAGATTCACGGATTTGATGTATTCCTTCAATCCATCCTCGCCGAGCTCGAGCATCTGCGCCGGCGTCGACACGCGTTCGAACAGCGGCCCGGTCGCGCGGTTCACGCCTTTATCCGTCATCTGCGCGGAAAGAACCACCGCGACCAGAAGCGTATACGCGTTCGTGCTCTCCAGTTCTGTTTCAGGCGCTGGATTCCCGGCGGAGAGGAGCTCAAAAACCCGATGTATCTCGTCCGGATTGAGTCTATGAAACCCGCCGTCGTCGTTCTCGGGGACAGAGGAAGCTTTCTTCATTCCCGAATAATACAACCCCCAAAGCCTCTTCGGCAACCGAACAGGCTCCTTCTCCGGAACGGTGCAACCTGATATACTCCCGGGAATGAATCTTCTTTCCGTCAGCAAGCTCACCCGCATGGGCCGCGAAGCCCCCCTGTTCGTAGACGTAACCTTCGGCCTTGACGAAGGCGAAAAAGCCGCCCTTATCGGACGTAATGGATCCGGAAAAAGCACCCTGCTTCGGTGCATCGCGGGCGTCATCCCCCCGGACTCGGGCTCGATCGTCGTCAACAAGGAAGCCGGCGTCTCATTCCTTCCGCAAAATCCCGAATTCGAGCCCGGCGACACCATACGGGCGCACATCTATAAATCCGACAGCCCCAAGCTCAAAATCATCCGCGAGTACGAAGACGCCTGCGAGCTGCTCTCCCGAGCGGGCCAAACATCGCCCTCGGAGCGCGTCCGGCGCGAGCTCGAACGGCTCACCCATGAAATGGATTCGAAGGACCTGTGGAATTACGAAAACTCCATCCGCTCCATCCTGACCACGCTCGGGATCACGAACCTCGAATTGAAGATGGGAACCCTTTCCGGCGGCATGGCGAAAAAAGTGTCGCTCGCCCAGGTTCTTATCGAAGACACCAAGGTCCTCCTTCTGGACGAACCGACGAACCATCTGGACATCACCACCATCGCCTGGCTCGAAGAACACCTGCGAACCACGCCGCGCAGCGTCCTCATGGTGACTCACGACCGCTACTTTCTGGACTCGATTTGCACTTCCATCAGGGAAATAGACAGAAAAACGGTAACGCTCTACGAAGGGAATTTCTCGAAATATCTCGAAAAAAAGGCTATCGCGGAAGAGATAGCCGCCAATACCGACGCCAGAATCGAGAGCGTCCTGCGCACAGAGCGCGAATGGCTTCTCCGCGGACCGCAAGCTCGGGGAACCAAGGCAAAGGCGCGCATCGACTCCATTCATCGAATGATCAACCGCGAAAAGTTCGCCCAGGACAAGGGCTTCGCCTTCGAAGTCACCGGACGGCGGCTGGGCGGAAAAATCCTCGAAGTCGAAGGCATTTCCAAAGCCTGGCCCGTGCCCGGCGGAACAAAAACGGTCATCAGGGATTTTTCCTATCAGTTTAAGAAGGGCGAACGAATAGGCGTATTCGGAGACAACGGTTCCGGCAAAACAACCCTTCTCAATATCCTGATGGGCGAGGTCGAAGCCGACGGTGGACGGAGGTCGGCGGGCGACAACACCGTATTCGGCTATTACCGGCAGAATCCGGAGTTTCCTGACTTGAACATGACCGTGCTCGAGTACATCAAGGAAAAAGCCGAGGTCATCACCCGCTCGGACGGCACCGAGCTTACCGCCTCGAAAATGCTCGAGCAATTCGGCTTCGAAGGCCGCGTCCAGTACTCTCCCCTGCTCAGCCTCTCCGGCGGCGAACGGAAGCGGGTGTATCTCGTGCGCCTGCTGATGTCAAATCCGAACTTTCTCGTGCTGGACGAACCGACAAACGATTTCGACATTTATACGATGAGCGTCCTCGAATCCTTCCTGGAAGGCTTCGGGGGCTGCCTGCTGGTCGTCTCCCACGACCGGTATTTCATGGACCGCGTAGTGGACACGCTTTTTATCCTGGAAGACGACGGATCGATCTCGGGATTCGTCGGCACCTGCTCCGAATATCTCGTTGTCAGGGAAAACGAGCGCCAGAGCGCGGCGGAAGAGGCAAAGGAAGCGGCCGCGAAAAACGCGTCGAAAGCGGGGACAGAGGAAGCGGCGAAAAACGCGGCTCAGCCAAAGAAAAAGAAACGAAGCTTCCGCGAAGCCCAGGAATACGCAGAGATAGAAAACGTCATAGAAAAACTGGAAGAACGGAAAACCGAGCTGGAAAACAAGCTTTCATCGGGAAGCTCGGATCATCGCCTATTGGCTGAAATAAGCGAACAACTTACCGCAACGGGGACAGAGCTGGAGGAAAAAATCCTCCGCTGGGAATATCTTTCGAGCCTGGAATGACCGGGTCGGGCGCAGCCCGTCAGGGCATTCTGCTTTCTACTCCGCGGCGGTCGTAGACCGCCTCGCGGAATTCCACTTCCTGCGACTCGGTATCCCAGAGAGCGTAATACGCCGGCCAGGATTCGAGCGCAGGAACTTCGTTCAAGCCGTTAAAGCTCCGCGGGAAGCCGACGCTTCCCGGATTGACGATTTTCCGTTCCCCGTCCGCTTTAACGACACGTCCGGGAACCGGATGAAGGACTCCGGGCGGCAGATAGTCGGAAAAAACGGCGGCCTCATGGGTGTGCCCGCAAAAACAGAGAGTCAACTTTTCTGCTTCCATCCATTTGAAAACCTCGGCCGTTTCGATGCCGCCCCAGAGATAGCCGGTCAACGGTTCGAGCGGAGAGCCGTGGGAGACGTACACTCCCGGAAATATCTTTTTTGAAGACGGGAGTCCCGAAACCCACCGTTTCGCGTCCTGGTCCAGCGTCCGGGCGGTGTCCTTCACTCCGCGGAGGGCGTGAGGATTAAACCATGAGGATGAAAGATGCCCGGAGAGCAGTGCGTCGTGATTGCCTGAAAGGATCACGGAAAACTCGAGCGTTTTCTCCAGGTTCCTGAGTTCGGCCAGGCATGAGGCGGCATCCGGCCCGTACCCGGTCGTGTCTCCCAGGCATACGAGGCCCGAAAAAAAGCCCGCTCCGTCGAGAACTGCCTGTAACGCGGGAAGATTCGCGTGAATATCGGATACCAGAAGAATTTTCATGCTTCTCCTAGTATACTATAGAAGAGTTATGGAAAAAACCGGAAGCCGCAGCATATCTGCATTTTTAAAGGACCGGTTCGCCCCGGAGTGGAAACTCCTGTCCGAAACCGAGTCCTATCTCATCCACACCCCGGACGGCCCGGCCTATGAAAGCCAGTTCAAGGAGTGGCGCGCCAGGCTTCATAATATGAAAACCGGCGACACCGAGCTGGTCACCCTCAGAAGCGAAATAGTCGCCCTCAGAAAGCAGCTCCGCCTTGAAGGCTACGATTTAAGCCTCGGCCTGCAGCAGCTGGTGGTACGCGGTTTCAGGAACGATGATTCGGTAGCGGAAGGCTTCCAGCGGGTGGTCCTGTGTTTTTGCGGCCCCCACGTCTATTTCCAAACAGGCTCCGCAAATCATATCGCCCTTGCGGAAGAACTCGTAGACACGCTCACTAAGCGAAAACTGATGAATCGTCCCGAAATGCATTATTTATGGTACAAACGCACGCCTAAAGGCCTGTATCTCTCCGGATCAGCGACTGAAACCGCTTCGGATTTCAGGCGGATGGAAGGCCGGGCGGAGGCGAATCCGATGAAACTGCTGTCTTCCCTGAAAAACCTGGGATAATTTTTCCGGTTTCAGGTGTTATACTGATAACGGACGAGAAGCGATTACGCTTCAACGAGTCCGCTATCGCGCCCGGAGGTACACATGAGAAAGGATATAGGAACCATTATAGTCGGATTGCTCTTTTTGGGAGCGGGAATCGCCATCGGCGGCGGAATGCTGGGATATTTCGATTTTACCATCAATTTCGCCGGCTGGTGGACGCTGTTCCTGATAGTCCCGGCCCTTCTGGCAATCGTGCAGGGCGGTGTAAACGCCGGAAACATTATTCTGCTCGCTGTCGGCGGCATTCTGCTCCTCGACGCGCAGCGCATGCTTCCTCCCAATTTCAGCTGGCGACTCATGATTCCGGTCGTCCTTCTGGCAGTCGGTTTCCAGCTCCTGTTCGGAGGCCGGCTCAAACACTACGACTGGGACGGGATGGAATGGAAGCAAAGCCGGGGAAAGGCCGCGGGAAGCGCCTCTGACGGAGACGAGGGCAAAACTGACAGCGCAGATGCGAAGAGTTCAGACGAAGCCGAAGGCAGCCGGGCGAAGACAAATTCAAAGTCGCACGCCGGCAGGGAAAGCGGCGGCGGCCTTTTTACGGAATCGTCGAAGCCGAACAGCAGCTATAAAACTGCTTCGGTCCTGTTCGCGGGCCAGGACATCCGCTACGGCGACGAGGACTTCACCGGAGCCGCGTATTCGGCCGTCTTCGGCGGACTGACGATAGACATGCGCCGGGTCGTGCTCGCCGGAGACGTCGTAATAAACGTAACGGCGATTTTCGGCGGAATCGAGCTGATGCTTCCGGACAACGTACGCCTCGTAACCCACGTCACCCCGATTCTCGGCGGAACGGAATGCAAATATCCCTCGTCCCGCGACCCTAACTCGCCGCGCGTCATCGTCAACGGAACGGCATCCTTCGGCGGAATCGAAATCAAGTAACACAAACAGGAGCGGCCCAACCGGCGCCGCTCCCGCTTAAAACAGGCTCACCAACCAATCAGGCGCCGCCCGGCGTTTCAACGCCCAGTCTGCCCCCCGAGATAATCCGCCGGCCGGCGTTTCGACGCTCGGTTCCGCCGCGAAAAATTCGCTCACTATCCGGCAAAGCGCCGCCTGTGCCGATCAGTTCCCCTGCGTAAAATTCGCAAGCCAATCGGCGATGCCGGACGGGCCGGACTTGAGCAGGGCGGTGATGAGCGGCCGGCCGATCAGCACTTCCGCGGCGCCGAGGGATTTCGCGATACGGGCGTCCCGGGCGGTGCGGATTCCGCCGTCCACCCACACTTCTCCGCAATGGCGGGCAAGCTCAGCGCCGTGCGCGGACAGGAAAGCGGCCGTCGAGCCGCGGTCTGTTTCAACCCGGCCGCCGTGGTTCGACACGACGACGATGTCGGGACGTAGTTCGCGGATCAATTCGAGGTCCGATCTTTTGAACACGCCCTTCACAGCGAAGGGAACGGAAGCCGCCTTCATCAGCTCTTTCAAGTCCGCGGCGCTTTTTTCCTGCAGGTTCACCAGGTTCCGCATCGTGACTATGGCGTAGGAATCGATGTCGACGCCGACGATCTCCGACACGTTCGCCGCCCACTCCATGCGTTCAAGAATTCTTTCGTTCGGATACGGCTTGACGAACACGGCGCCCTTGAGCGAACGCGCGGCCAAAGCCTCGATTCCGTATTTCAGCTTTTCGTCGGGATAGCCGTCGCCGATAGAAAGGGCAAGGCCCGCGTCGAGGCATCCTTCTATCATTTCGAAGTAGTACTCGCGCTCGTCGTGATAGCCGATATTCTGCAGGGCTCCGGTGATGGGCGCGAGCCTGAGCCGTGGAAGTTCTGCCGAACCGGAGGACAGGCCGGGCAATACCGAATACGCTGCAGAGCGCCAGGCCGCGCAATTATCGATAAAGTTGGCGTTTTCGAATACGCCGCCCATTCCGGGCAGCTCGGAGACGCAGCCGCGTCCGTCGCACGTAGGGCAAAAATGGCATTTTGAACCGGGTTCTCGAATCATATTGGCCACTATAGAGGACAAGATGAACCTTGGCAAGAATTTCCTTTTTTAAATTTGACAGGATGAAAAAACCGATACTATACTGGCATCGATCCGTCGAACCGTTTCGATAACCGATTCGACCACAAGGAGATTTCAGGTGGCAACAATACGCGATGTCGCGCAGAAAGCGGGAGTCTCAGTCAGCACGGTATCTTACGCGATCAGCGGAGACCGGCCGATATCCGCCGAAAAAAAGGCCTTGATCGAAAAAGCGATGAAGGAGCTGGACTACAAGCCGAACGCCATCGCGCGCGGTCTGGCGAGCAAACGCAGCCGCATCATCGCCATTCTTTTCACGCCGGAAGAACGAGGACTCGGCCTTTCGGAAATTTCCCTCATAACCTGCGCGGCTCAGGCTGCCTCGGAAAAAGGCTATCACCTGGTCATGTGGGCCATGAAGACGCACGACCTCGACGAACTGAGACAGCTCGTCCGCCATGAACTGGTGGACGGCGTCATACTCATGGAAGTGCGCAACAACGATCCGCGCATCCCCTACCTGAAAAGCGAAGGCTTGCCAATATTCCTGTTCGGCCGCGACGATTCAGCCACGGAGGAAAGCTTCGTCGATACGGATTTCTCGGTAACCATGTACCAGTCCATCGCGCGCCTCTCGGGCCAGGGACATAGAAAAATCTGCTTCGTCAACCAGTCCGAGGAAACGCTCCGCTCGGGCTACGGGCCGGTTCTGCGCGCCCACACCGCCTTCGAAACCATCTGCAGGGATCTGCGCCTTGAGGGAACGGAGTTGCTCTGTCCCTCAGATCCGCTCGCCGGTTACTGGAAGGCGTCCGAATATCTCAAGAAAAACGCGGATGCCACGGCCTTCATCGTCATGAACGACAAGGTGCTCTCCGGAGTCATAAAGGCCTGCGCGGACAACGGAAAGGACATACCGCAGGACGTTTCCATCGAGGCGCTTGCGTCT from Teretinema zuelzerae carries:
- a CDS encoding LacI family DNA-binding transcriptional regulator → MATIRDVAQKAGVSVSTVSYAISGDRPISAEKKALIEKAMKELDYKPNAIARGLASKRSRIIAILFTPEERGLGLSEISLITCAAQAASEKGYHLVMWAMKTHDLDELRQLVRHELVDGVILMEVRNNDPRIPYLKSEGLPIFLFGRDDSATEESFVDTDFSVTMYQSIARLSGQGHRKICFVNQSEETLRSGYGPVLRAHTAFETICRDLRLEGTELLCPSDPLAGYWKASEYLKKNADATAFIVMNDKVLSGVIKACADNGKDIPQDVSIEALASSEAAATMLIPSITAWEMEGDKLMELAVGQLIARLEGTYFEVPRRLIPCTLVERSSSAPLHARSEHTLPGR